Proteins found in one Ovis aries strain OAR_USU_Benz2616 breed Rambouillet chromosome 19, ARS-UI_Ramb_v3.0, whole genome shotgun sequence genomic segment:
- the PDE12 gene encoding 2',5'-phosphodiesterase 12 translates to MWRLPGVRAALRGVRTAVERRSRTEAASETSVGAMERAVVRCVPSEPKLSLSFALADGSHKNMQRDQSEPLGRALSRIATNALKGHAKVAAAKKNRKNRPNASSGVACAGPGPEPEPAAACEPVVKLYYREEAVAEDVLNVDAWQDGAVLQIGDVKYKVERNPPTFTELQLPRYIMAGFPVCPKLGVEFGDPTGSLFRWYKETKPRAAEPEGGGPSSSSPSSPSPGWTETGVDERVYTPSNADIGLRLKLHCTPGNGQRFGPSRELESVCPVEAGPGTCTFDHRHLYTKKVTDDALIRTVSYNILADTYAQTEFSRTVLYPYCAPYALELDYRQNLIQKELTGYNADLICLQEVDRCVFTDSLVPALEAFGLEGVFRIKQHEGLATFYRKSKFSLLSQHDIAFHEALQSDPLHKELLEKLALYPSAQERVLQRSSVVQVSVLQSTKDSSKKICVANTHLYWHPKGGYIRLIQMAVALAHIRHVSCDLYPGIPVIFCGDFNSTPSTGMYHFVINGSIAEDHEDWTSNGEEERCNMSLSHFFKLKSACGEPAYTNYVGGFHGCLDYIFIDLNALEVEQVIPLPSHEEVTTHQALPSVSHPSDHIALVCDLKWK, encoded by the exons ATGTGGAGGCTCCCAGGTGTCCGCGCCGCGCTTCGTGGGGTCCGCACGGCGGTGGAGCGGCGCAGTCGGACCGAGGCGGCGTCTGAGACCTCGGTGGGCGCGATGGAGCGCGCTGTGGTGCGCTGTGTGCCTTCCGAGCCTAAGCTAAGCCTGTCATTCGCGCTGGCCGACGGCAGCCACAAGAACATGCAGCGCGACCAGAGCGAGCCGCTTGGTCGGGCTCTCAGCCGGATCGCTACCAATGCCCTTAAAGGCCACGCTAAAGTAGCCGCCGCCAAGAAGAACAGGAAGAACCGGCCAAACGCAAGCAGTGGCGTGGCCTGTGCTGGGCCTGGGCCTGAGCCTGAGCCGGCTGCAGCCTGCGAGCCCGTGGTGAAGCTGTACTACCGGGAGGAGGCAGTAGCTGAAGACGTGCTCAATGTGGACGCCTGGCAGGACGGTGCGGTGCTGCAGATTGGTGATGTCAAGTACAAGGTGGAGCGTAACCCACCCACCTTCACCGAGCTACAGTTGCCGCGCTACATCATGGCCGGCTTCCCGGTATGCCCCAAGCTCGGCGTCGAATTTGGGGATCCCACCGGTTCACTCTTTCGCTGGTACAAGGAAACCAAACCCAGAGCGGCGGAGCCTGAGGGCGGAGGCCCCTCGTCATCGTCTCCCTCTTCGCCCTCTCCTGGTTGGACCGAGACGGGTGTAGACGAGCGCGTCTACACCCCGTCAAATGCCGACATCGGGCTACGGCTCAAGCTTCATTGCACTCCGGGCAATGGGCAGCGCTTCGGGCCAAGCCGGGAGTTGGAAAGTGTGTGTCCAGTGGAGGCGGGGCCCGGCACCTGCACCTTTGACCACCGGCATCTCTACACAAAGAAGGTGACGGACGACGCTCTCATCCGCACAGTCTCCTACAACATTCTGGCTGACACATACGCCCAGACTGAGTTCTCGCGGACGGTCCTGTACCCATACTGTGCCCCTTACGCTTTGGAACTCGACTACCGCCAGAACCTTATCCAAAAGGAGCTCACGGGCTACAACGCCGACCTCATCTGTTTGCAGGAAGTTGACCGCTGCGTGTTTACAGACAGCTTGGTGCCGGCCCTCGAGGCCTTTGGGCTGGAGGGCGTGTTTCGAATCAAGCAGCATGAAGGCCTGGCCACTTTCTACCGAAAGTCCAAGTTCAGCCTCCTTAGCCAGCATGACATTGCTTTCCATGAAGCCCTGCAGTCCGACCCACTTCACAAAGAACTGCTGGAGAAACTAGCTTTGTATCCATCAGCGCAAGAAAGGGTGCTCCAGAGATCTTCTGTCGTTCAG GTTTCTGTTCTTCAGTCTACAAAGGACTCTTCTAAAAAGATATGTGTTGCGAACACCCATCTCTACTGGCACCCCAAAG GTGGGTACATTCGTCTCATTCAAATGGCAGTAGCCTTGGCTCACATTAGGCATGTCTCTTGTGATCTGTATCCTGGCATACCAGTTATATTTTGTGGGGACTTTAATAGTACCCCATCAACAGGAATGTATCACTTTGTCATCAACGGCAGCATTGCAGAGGATCATGAAGACTGGACTTCCAATGGGGAAGAGGAACGATGCAACATGTCTCTTAGCCATTTCTTCAAACTGAAAAGTGCTTGTGGTGAACCTGCTTACACAAATTACGTTGGTGGCTTTCATGGCTGTCTGGATTATATTTTCATTGACTTAAATGCTTTAGAGGTTGAACAGGTGATTCCATTACCTAGTCACGAAGAAGTTACTACCCACCAAGCCTTACCTAGTGTTTCCCATCCCTCTGATCACATAGCACTTGTATgtgatttaaaatggaaatag